A genomic stretch from Rhodobacterales bacterium HKCCA1288 includes:
- a CDS encoding CoA-acylating methylmalonate-semialdehyde dehydrogenase, which yields MEQIGHWINGAHVAGTSGRTADVFNPATGEVQAQVALASQEEMDRAIASAAEAQIAWGATNPQRRARVMMELVRLLNRDMDKLAEAISREHGKTFPDAKGDVQRGLEVIEFCIGAPHLLKGEFTDAAGPGIDMYSMRQPLGVVAGITPFNFPAMIPLWKLGPALASGNAMILKPSERDPSCPMMLGALLKEAGLPDGVFQVINGDKGAVDAILDSEIIQAVGFVGSTPIAQYIYSRAAETGKRCQCFGGAKNHMIIMPDADMDQAADALVGAGYGAAGERCMAISVAVPVGDETADRLIEKLVPRIEALKVGPYTAGNDVDFGPVVTKAAKENILRLVQTGVDQGAELVVDGRDFNLQGYENGFFVGAHLFDRVTPDMDIYKTEIFGPVLSTVRAASYEEALGLAMDHEYGNGTAIFTRDGDAARDFASRVNIGMVGINVPIPVPLAYHTFGGWKRSGFGDLNQHGPDSFRFYTRTKTVTSRWPSGIKEGAAFNFKAMD from the coding sequence ATGGAACAGATCGGTCACTGGATTAACGGCGCGCATGTCGCGGGCACATCGGGCCGCACAGCGGATGTCTTTAACCCCGCAACAGGGGAAGTGCAGGCGCAGGTGGCATTGGCCTCGCAGGAAGAAATGGATCGCGCGATCGCCTCCGCCGCAGAGGCGCAAATTGCATGGGGCGCCACAAACCCACAACGCCGCGCGCGCGTGATGATGGAATTGGTGCGCCTTCTTAACCGCGATATGGACAAACTGGCCGAGGCCATCAGCCGCGAACATGGCAAGACCTTCCCAGATGCGAAAGGCGATGTTCAGCGCGGGCTGGAGGTGATCGAATTTTGCATCGGCGCACCGCATCTGCTGAAGGGTGAATTCACAGATGCCGCAGGCCCTGGCATTGACATGTATTCCATGCGCCAACCTTTGGGCGTTGTTGCAGGGATTACGCCGTTCAATTTTCCAGCGATGATCCCTTTGTGGAAATTGGGCCCTGCCTTGGCATCGGGCAACGCGATGATCCTCAAGCCTTCGGAACGTGATCCGTCCTGCCCGATGATGTTGGGTGCGCTTTTGAAAGAGGCGGGTTTGCCTGATGGCGTGTTCCAAGTGATCAATGGCGATAAGGGTGCTGTGGATGCCATCTTGGACAGCGAGATCATTCAGGCCGTTGGCTTTGTTGGGTCGACCCCAATTGCGCAGTATATCTATAGCCGCGCGGCCGAAACAGGCAAACGCTGCCAATGCTTTGGCGGGGCGAAAAACCATATGATCATCATGCCCGATGCCGATATGGATCAGGCCGCTGACGCCTTGGTCGGCGCGGGCTATGGGGCGGCAGGCGAACGCTGCATGGCGATTTCCGTGGCCGTGCCAGTGGGTGACGAAACCGCAGATCGGTTGATCGAAAAACTTGTCCCTCGGATCGAGGCCTTGAAGGTCGGCCCTTATACCGCAGGCAATGATGTCGATTTCGGGCCAGTTGTTACCAAAGCCGCCAAGGAAAACATCCTGCGCCTTGTGCAAACAGGCGTGGATCAGGGCGCGGAATTGGTTGTCGATGGCCGCGATTTCAATCTGCAAGGCTATGAAAACGGGTTCTTTGTGGGCGCGCATCTCTTTGACCGCGTCACCCCTGACATGGATATCTATAAGACCGAGATTTTCGGCCCCGTTCTGTCGACTGTGCGCGCCGCTTCTTACGAAGAGGCCTTGGGTCTTGCGATGGATCACGAATATGGCAATGGCACCGCGATCTTTACCCGTGACGGCGATGCAGCGCGCGATTTTGCGTCCCGCGTGAATATCGGGATGGTTGGCATCAACGTGCCAATCCCTGTTCCCTTGGCCTATCACACCTTTGGCGGTTGGAAGCGGTCAGGCTTTGGCGATTTGAACCAGCACGGGCCAGATTCCTTCCGTTTCTACACCCGCACCAAAACCGTGACCTCGCGTTGGCCAAGCGGGATCAAGGAAGGGGCTGCGTTTAACTTCAAGGCAATGGATTGA
- a CDS encoding enoyl-CoA hydratase/isomerase family protein, whose amino-acid sequence MSETEFLNIRKDGRAGRITLTRPQALNALSQSMCAEIAATIDAWATDETVEIVILDATGERAFCAGGDIAEIYEAGRAGDMEIGARYWADEYRMNAKLFHFPRPVISFMQGYTMGGGVGLGCHASHRIVGDSSILAMPEVGIGLVPDVGGTLILSRAQGRLGEYLGVTGARMTGADAIYAGFADYYIPEADWPTLITQLCESANYDLVDQAAAGHSSPVAPLAALQAEIDHHFGGETLRDILNALEFSDSDFAKSTLAEMGKKSPLSMACTVELVHRARLRDTIENALEQEYRFTSRAVEKADFLEGVRAQIIDKDRNPNWMHSSPRDVPPAMVASLLLPLGPRALKLD is encoded by the coding sequence ATGAGCGAGACAGAGTTTCTCAACATCCGAAAAGACGGGCGCGCAGGTCGTATCACGCTGACGCGGCCACAGGCCCTGAATGCGCTATCGCAATCCATGTGCGCGGAAATTGCCGCAACGATTGACGCATGGGCCACGGATGAGACAGTCGAGATTGTGATCCTAGATGCAACGGGCGAGCGGGCCTTTTGTGCAGGCGGGGATATTGCCGAAATTTACGAGGCGGGTCGCGCGGGCGATATGGAGATTGGCGCACGCTACTGGGCCGATGAATATCGCATGAACGCAAAGCTATTCCACTTCCCCCGCCCTGTGATCAGCTTCATGCAAGGCTATACGATGGGCGGCGGCGTTGGGTTGGGCTGTCACGCCTCGCATCGTATCGTGGGCGACAGCAGCATTCTTGCCATGCCCGAGGTTGGAATCGGCCTTGTGCCAGATGTCGGCGGCACTTTGATCTTGAGCCGCGCCCAAGGTCGCTTGGGCGAATATCTGGGCGTCACGGGCGCGCGGATGACAGGGGCCGATGCGATTTACGCAGGCTTTGCGGATTATTATATTCCTGAGGCGGATTGGCCCACATTGATTACCCAGCTTTGCGAAAGCGCGAATTATGATTTGGTAGATCAGGCCGCCGCAGGCCACAGCTCCCCTGTGGCCCCGCTTGCCGCCCTGCAAGCCGAGATTGACCACCATTTTGGTGGCGAAACCCTACGCGATATTCTCAATGCGTTGGAATTCTCTGACAGCGATTTTGCAAAATCCACCTTAGCCGAGATGGGCAAGAAATCACCCCTGTCGATGGCCTGCACGGTGGAACTGGTGCATCGTGCGCGCCTGCGCGACACAATCGAAAATGCGCTAGAGCAGGAATACCGCTTTACCTCGCGCGCGGTGGAAAAGGCCGATTTCCTAGAGGGTGTGCGAGCGCAGATCATCGACAAAGACCGCAACCCGAATTGGATGCATAGCAGCCCGCGCGATGTGCCGCCTGCGATGGTGGCATCGCTGCTCTTGCCATTGGGGCCACGGGCGCTGAAACTGGATTAA
- the mmsB gene encoding 3-hydroxyisobutyrate dehydrogenase, with amino-acid sequence MQIAFIGLGNMGAPMALNLQNAGHRVTGFDTAAAPDGIACATSAAKAAQGAEVVITMLPNGRIARAVADEVLAVLPQGALVIDCSTIEVDAARAIAEAAAAKGIGFLDAPVSGGVGGAAAGTLTFMVGGNEADFTRAAPLFEIMGQKAVHCGAAGNGQAAKICNNMILGITMIGTCEAFALADKLGLERQAMFDVVSTSSGASWSINAYCPAPGVGPQSPADNGYKPGFAAELMLKDLRLSQDAATAADAATPLGALAEAIYTQFVENEDGRGKDFSAMLPRLAAMGRKST; translated from the coding sequence ATGCAGATCGCATTCATCGGATTGGGCAATATGGGTGCACCCATGGCGCTTAATTTGCAAAACGCAGGTCACAGGGTCACGGGGTTCGACACGGCTGCCGCACCTGACGGGATCGCCTGCGCCACATCGGCAGCGAAGGCCGCCCAAGGGGCTGAAGTGGTGATCACCATGCTGCCCAATGGCAGGATTGCGCGCGCCGTGGCGGATGAAGTTTTGGCCGTTCTGCCACAGGGCGCGCTGGTGATTGATTGCTCAACCATTGAGGTTGACGCGGCCCGCGCAATTGCCGAGGCCGCCGCCGCGAAAGGGATCGGATTTCTCGATGCGCCCGTCTCAGGGGGCGTTGGTGGGGCGGCGGCAGGCACGCTGACATTCATGGTCGGCGGGAATGAGGCGGATTTCACCCGCGCCGCGCCCCTGTTCGAAATCATGGGGCAAAAGGCCGTGCATTGCGGTGCAGCGGGAAATGGTCAGGCGGCAAAGATCTGCAACAATATGATCCTAGGGATCACTATGATTGGCACATGCGAGGCTTTTGCGCTGGCCGATAAGCTGGGTCTTGAGCGGCAGGCGATGTTTGATGTTGTCTCGACCTCATCGGGTGCCAGTTGGTCGATCAATGCCTATTGCCCTGCCCCCGGTGTTGGGCCGCAAAGCCCCGCTGATAACGGCTACAAGCCTGGATTTGCGGCGGAATTGATGCTGAAAGATCTGCGCCTGTCGCAGGATGCCGCAACGGCCGCGGATGCCGCCACCCCGCTTGGCGCATTGGCCGAGGCGATCTATACGCAATTTGTCGAAAACGAAGATGGGCGCGGCAAAGATTTCTCTGCCATGCTGCCACGCTTGGCCGCAATGGGCAGAAAAAGCACCTAA
- a CDS encoding DUF2852 domain-containing protein, which translates to MQSQTLMPPAPVQGWFSRAEAFLDQRGKPAWIAAMVLGFILFWPVGLALLFYMIWRKDMFKTCKKSRHAHMGGSTGNSAFDAYKADTLKRLEEEQRAFEGFLGRLRDAKDKTEFDAFMKERDAKTGAPAPQAE; encoded by the coding sequence ATGCAAAGCCAAACACTTATGCCCCCTGCCCCTGTTCAAGGTTGGTTCTCGCGGGCCGAGGCGTTTTTGGATCAACGTGGCAAACCCGCATGGATTGCCGCGATGGTTCTGGGGTTCATCCTATTTTGGCCCGTAGGTCTGGCCCTTCTATTTTATATGATCTGGAGAAAAGACATGTTCAAAACCTGCAAAAAATCGCGCCATGCTCACATGGGTGGCAGCACAGGCAACAGCGCCTTTGACGCCTATAAGGCCGATACGCTTAAGCGCCTTGAGGAGGAGCAGCGCGCTTTTGAAGGGTTTCTTGGACGTCTGCGCGACGCCAAGGACAAAACCGAATTTGACGCCTTTATGAAAGAGCGTGATGCAAAAACAGGCGCCCCGGCCCCACAGGCCGAGTGA
- a CDS encoding IS630 family transposase: MIRPGFLSSSERRELEVCVRSQREDHGVARRANAILLLDDGKSCQAIAEFLYLDDDTIRGWYKTYREGGWDALSTDGWKGGQSRMTTAQETELCTWLDDRFCRSTVEIRAYIAAQYGVDYSHSGCIKLLSRLGYEYRKPKGLPRVASEEKQAEFIALYEQLLNGLGADEAVYFADAVHPEYQTKPAFGWVKAGSKPTVTTTAGRGRVNIHGALNLENFDAPFVEPTTVDGVSAAQLLAKIEERNPLSRIIYVIWDNAAYHKGPDVREFLKRPDCRIRLIQLPPYCPHLNPIERLWAVMHQYVTHNRYYPTQKKFADAILRFFRETLPKEWKTFRDQVSDSFRVVTHEDFRVLE, encoded by the coding sequence ATGATCCGTCCCGGTTTTCTCTCCTCTTCAGAACGGCGTGAACTTGAGGTTTGCGTGCGTAGCCAGCGCGAAGATCACGGCGTTGCACGGCGCGCCAATGCAATCCTGCTCCTTGATGACGGTAAGTCCTGTCAGGCTATCGCGGAGTTTCTGTATCTGGACGATGATACCATTCGGGGCTGGTACAAGACCTACCGAGAGGGCGGCTGGGACGCGCTTTCGACCGACGGCTGGAAGGGTGGTCAGTCCCGCATGACGACAGCTCAAGAGACGGAGCTTTGCACCTGGCTGGACGACCGCTTCTGTCGATCGACTGTCGAGATCAGGGCGTACATCGCGGCACAATATGGCGTGGACTATTCCCACTCGGGCTGCATCAAGCTTCTGTCGCGGCTGGGCTATGAATACCGGAAGCCGAAAGGGCTGCCACGCGTTGCATCTGAAGAGAAACAAGCCGAATTCATTGCGCTATACGAGCAGCTGCTGAACGGGTTGGGCGCCGATGAAGCCGTGTATTTCGCCGATGCGGTGCATCCCGAATATCAGACAAAGCCTGCGTTTGGCTGGGTCAAGGCAGGATCAAAGCCCACCGTGACAACCACCGCGGGACGCGGGCGGGTTAATATCCATGGCGCGCTCAACCTTGAGAATTTTGATGCGCCCTTTGTCGAACCAACCACCGTAGACGGGGTCAGTGCCGCCCAGCTTCTGGCCAAGATTGAGGAACGCAATCCTCTCTCGCGGATCATCTATGTCATCTGGGATAATGCGGCTTACCATAAGGGCCCGGACGTGCGCGAATTCCTCAAACGACCAGACTGCCGCATACGACTGATCCAGCTACCGCCTTATTGCCCGCACCTAAATCCGATAGAACGATTATGGGCGGTCATGCACCAATACGTCACTCACAATCGCTACTACCCCACACAAAAGAAGTTCGCAGATGCGATCCTGAGGTTCTTTCGAGAGACCCTGCCCAAAGAGTGGAAAACATTCCGTGATCAGGTGTCAGATAGCTTCAGGGTCGTCACTCACGAGGATTTTCGGGTTTTGGAGTAA
- a CDS encoding RDD family protein: MRIMAIELRNATGARLNSFEAMMHTFLFMLASGFVLPQTISALMMILGPRKQGLHDLFLGTVAINRPQ; this comes from the coding sequence ATGCGGATCATGGCGATTGAATTGCGCAATGCAACGGGCGCGCGGCTCAATAGTTTCGAGGCGATGATGCATACGTTTTTGTTCATGCTCGCCTCTGGCTTTGTTCTGCCGCAAACGATTTCTGCCCTCATGATGATTTTGGGCCCGCGCAAACAGGGTCTGCACGATCTTTTCTTAGGCACAGTCGCCATAAATCGCCCGCAATAA
- a CDS encoding arginyltransferase has translation MRHTLPIAPQFYVTAPQTCPYLPNRRERKLFTALQGDHATELNDSLSKQGFRRSQNVLYRPACADCTACLSARIRVADFVPSKSQKRTKKRNLGMTRNARAPWATEEQFTLFRRYLDARHADGGMADMDVFEFAAMIEETPVRSRVVEYRDAGKDAGLAAVCLTDILDDGLSLVYSFFDPDLDHRSLGTHVILDHIDLAREAGLPYVYLGYWVPGSDKMAYKARFSALEIYVYGAWQDIGNPDEYSNQTHPLSVDPIAQQVAQISLPDLMAPQTAKSSQDTP, from the coding sequence ATGCGCCACACTTTACCGATTGCACCGCAATTCTATGTGACTGCACCTCAAACCTGCCCTTACCTTCCAAATCGGCGGGAAAGAAAGCTTTTTACCGCATTACAGGGCGATCATGCGACTGAACTGAACGATAGCCTATCGAAGCAAGGCTTTCGCCGCTCGCAAAATGTGCTCTATCGCCCCGCTTGCGCTGATTGCACCGCCTGTCTCTCTGCGCGGATCAGGGTGGCGGATTTCGTACCAAGCAAAAGCCAAAAACGCACCAAAAAGCGCAATCTGGGGATGACCCGCAATGCCCGCGCCCCTTGGGCCACGGAAGAGCAATTCACCCTTTTCCGCCGCTATCTAGATGCGCGCCACGCCGATGGCGGCATGGCCGACATGGATGTGTTCGAATTTGCCGCGATGATTGAAGAAACACCCGTGCGCTCGCGCGTGGTGGAATATCGCGATGCGGGCAAGGATGCGGGATTAGCGGCGGTCTGCCTGACCGATATTCTCGATGACGGTCTCAGCCTTGTCTATTCCTTCTTTGATCCTGATTTGGATCACAGATCACTTGGCACGCATGTGATCTTGGATCATATCGATCTCGCACGCGAGGCAGGGCTGCCCTATGTCTATCTCGGCTATTGGGTGCCGGGGTCGGATAAAATGGCCTATAAGGCGCGGTTCTCAGCCCTGGAAATATATGTTTATGGCGCGTGGCAGGATATCGGAAATCCTGATGAATATTCCAACCAGACGCACCCTTTGTCGGTTGATCCGATTGCGCAACAGGTGGCGCAGATTTCCTTGCCAGACTTGATGGCCCCGCAGACAGCGAAATCTTCGCAAGACACGCCCTGA
- a CDS encoding TRAP transporter large permease subunit translates to MIFGLDGIEIGLIIVFLTLFGGIMTGFPVAFAIGGAGIISFAIIAALDSAGLLIHQAIDTASDQYHALVESGIARETISVFRYPELPRIEEHLFPGGWEMAMDRNISFIVNRMNERVIAGQSIETLLAVLMFVLMGITLERSKIADDLLTTMARVFGPLPGGLAVSIVIVGAFLAASTGIVGATVVTMGLLALPTMLRNNYSPELATGVIAASGTLGQIIPPSIVIVLLGTLVGDLYATGQETRAQVAGCTDALTYLGEPAVLSVGTLFQAAILPGIFLAFLYAAYAFGFALFNPSKAPAVQMGSTNATPITRNEALTWFLAAPAALIFAAVLGASSGVIGSQSIFVSNMENNSRSASLRTNVSETCQAAMIELHGQEAWDQAVVETAEIAASGATGETRELSEEEMAAAREAAVANAAPIGSGVATIFILLALILTTARGVAPNENARPLLIGGIGVALAFAVDMLFITPATSSGAAWIYLALPFALTIYGCRIAMMRMSQNDLLRVVFPPLVLIVAVLGSILGGISNPTPAAALGAAGAIMLAAHRKLSEEDKKSKIVIWASFALVILILVGVNFDLRISRSEVPLQDWIAYFIAQFAYHFAFGGLLYSCYVLYRRSVLTPVVRETAKVTSMVFTILIGSQLLNLVLISFGGEHYIQQFLRAFDNEMVVFLLVMLILFVLGFVLDFLEIIYIVIPIVGPVIYGGTLDPKWVTIMIAVNLQTSFLTPPFGFALFYLRGVAPASVTTRNIYRGVIPFVLIQVVGLGLLWLFPDIVTIVPDLLPNN, encoded by the coding sequence ATGATTTTTGGATTGGATGGAATTGAGATCGGTCTGATTATCGTGTTCCTGACGCTGTTTGGCGGGATCATGACAGGCTTCCCCGTTGCCTTTGCTATTGGCGGGGCGGGGATCATCTCCTTTGCGATTATTGCTGCGCTCGACTCGGCGGGGTTATTGATCCACCAAGCGATTGATACGGCCTCTGACCAGTATCACGCCTTGGTCGAAAGCGGGATTGCCCGCGAAACCATATCGGTGTTCCGATACCCCGAATTGCCGCGGATTGAGGAACATCTCTTCCCCGGCGGGTGGGAAATGGCGATGGATCGCAACATCTCCTTTATCGTGAACCGCATGAACGAGCGTGTGATCGCGGGTCAGTCCATCGAAACGCTTTTGGCCGTTTTGATGTTCGTTTTGATGGGGATCACGCTGGAGCGTTCAAAGATCGCCGATGACCTGCTGACCACCATGGCGCGCGTCTTTGGCCCGCTGCCCGGTGGCTTGGCGGTGTCCATCGTGATTGTGGGTGCGTTCCTTGCGGCCTCCACGGGGATCGTTGGGGCGACTGTGGTGACCATGGGCCTCTTGGCTTTGCCAACAATGTTGCGCAACAACTACTCGCCCGAACTGGCAACGGGTGTGATTGCGGCCTCTGGCACTTTGGGCCAGATTATCCCGCCCTCTATCGTGATTGTTCTTCTGGGCACATTGGTGGGTGACCTCTATGCTACGGGCCAGGAAACCCGTGCCCAAGTGGCGGGTTGCACCGATGCGTTGACCTATCTGGGCGAGCCTGCGGTTCTTTCTGTGGGCACCTTGTTCCAAGCCGCGATTTTGCCAGGTATCTTCTTGGCGTTCCTTTATGCTGCTTATGCCTTCGGCTTTGCCTTGTTCAATCCAAGCAAGGCGCCTGCGGTTCAGATGGGCTCGACCAATGCGACCCCGATCACCCGCAATGAGGCGCTGACATGGTTCTTGGCCGCGCCTGCCGCCCTTATCTTTGCGGCGGTTCTTGGGGCAAGTAGCGGTGTGATTGGCAGCCAGTCGATCTTTGTTTCCAACATGGAAAACAACAGCCGTTCCGCCAGCCTGCGCACGAATGTGAGCGAAACCTGCCAAGCGGCGATGATTGAGCTGCATGGCCAAGAGGCATGGGATCAAGCCGTGGTTGAGACGGCCGAGATTGCAGCATCAGGTGCAACAGGTGAAACCCGCGAATTGTCCGAAGAGGAAATGGCTGCAGCTCGCGAGGCGGCGGTTGCCAATGCGGCACCGATCGGGTCTGGCGTGGCGACAATCTTTATCCTCTTGGCACTGATCCTGACCACGGCACGCGGTGTTGCGCCAAATGAAAACGCGCGTCCGTTGCTGATCGGTGGGATCGGCGTGGCCTTGGCCTTTGCGGTGGATATGTTGTTCATCACGCCCGCGACCAGTTCGGGTGCAGCGTGGATCTACCTCGCCCTTCCGTTTGCCCTCACCATTTATGGCTGTCGGATTGCAATGATGCGGATGTCGCAAAATGATCTGTTGCGCGTGGTGTTCCCGCCCCTCGTTCTGATCGTTGCGGTTTTGGGATCTATCCTTGGCGGTATTTCCAACCCGACACCTGCGGCGGCTTTGGGTGCGGCAGGGGCGATCATGCTCGCCGCGCATCGTAAGCTGAGCGAAGAAGACAAGAAATCAAAGATCGTGATCTGGGCGTCTTTCGCGCTGGTCATCCTGATCTTGGTGGGTGTCAATTTCGATCTGCGCATCAGCCGCTCTGAGGTGCCGTTGCAAGATTGGATTGCTTATTTCATCGCGCAATTTGCCTATCACTTCGCCTTCGGCGGGCTGCTTTACAGCTGCTATGTTCTCTATCGCCGCAGCGTTCTGACGCCTGTGGTGCGGGAAACGGCAAAAGTGACCTCGATGGTGTTCACCATTCTCATCGGGTCGCAGTTGTTGAACCTTGTTCTGATCTCCTTCGGGGGCGAGCATTACATTCAACAATTCCTGCGCGCTTTCGACAATGAGATGGTCGTGTTCCTCTTGGTGATGCTGATCTTGTTTGTCTTGGGCTTTGTTCTCGACTTCCTCGAGATCATCTACATCGTGATCCCAATCGTGGGGCCTGTTATTTATGGCGGCACATTGGATCCGAAATGGGTGACCATCATGATCGCGGTGAACCTGCAGACCTCGTTCCTGACACCGCCCTTTGGATTTGCGTTGTTCTATCTGCGCGGGGTTGCCCCTGCCAGCGTGACGACACGCAACATCTATCGCGGCGTGATCCCCTTCGTGTTGATCCAAGTTGTGGGACTGGGCCTGTTGTGGCTGTTCCCTGACATCGTGACCATCGTGCCTGACCTTCTGCCCAACAATTAA
- a CDS encoding TRAP transporter small permease subunit, protein MIDFIVWVFTNIAMAPYNLAIALMNPGSWLDWSNNESLVRFIYYGASVEFFFVVFTAFLIITVIGAVWKRQILWAMVRALEAFANGVGRTVAWVGLIMVLQQVMIVFLQRIFRVPDIQLGPLGISFAQDLSWWAEELKLYNAMIVCLCVSYTFVQGGHVRVDLFYSGMKHRARRIVDMGGALFFMLPTTVLTYLYAWFFMWRHLVVPNPSASSELDRMIMQARVLRWNVETIGFSPNGFNAYFIFKVLLVIFCVMVFVHALAVFWRAFLEYVEGEESADKYRDLDPQDAETEALHAAGH, encoded by the coding sequence ATGATTGATTTCATTGTCTGGGTCTTCACCAATATCGCGATGGCCCCTTACAATCTGGCAATCGCGCTCATGAACCCTGGGTCATGGTTGGATTGGAGCAATAACGAGTCCCTCGTGCGGTTCATCTACTATGGTGCATCGGTGGAGTTCTTCTTTGTCGTCTTCACCGCCTTCTTGATCATCACCGTCATCGGTGCGGTTTGGAAACGCCAAATCCTATGGGCGATGGTGCGCGCGCTTGAGGCATTCGCCAATGGCGTGGGTCGCACAGTTGCATGGGTTGGCTTAATCATGGTGCTGCAGCAGGTGATGATCGTCTTCCTGCAAAGAATTTTCCGCGTGCCAGATATTCAGCTTGGCCCGCTTGGGATCAGTTTTGCGCAAGACCTGTCTTGGTGGGCTGAGGAACTAAAGCTTTATAACGCTATGATCGTCTGCCTTTGCGTGTCTTACACATTCGTGCAGGGCGGGCATGTGCGCGTTGACCTGTTTTATTCTGGCATGAAACACCGCGCAAGGCGCATTGTCGACATGGGCGGGGCGCTGTTCTTTATGCTGCCCACAACCGTTCTGACCTACCTTTACGCATGGTTCTTCATGTGGCGTCACCTTGTGGTGCCAAACCCCTCCGCCTCAAGCGAGTTGGATCGTATGATCATGCAAGCGCGTGTGTTGCGGTGGAACGTGGAAACCATCGGCTTTAGCCCCAACGGGTTTAACGCCTATTTCATCTTCAAGGTCTTGTTGGTCATCTTCTGCGTCATGGTTTTCGTCCATGCGCTGGCGGTGTTTTGGCGCGCCTTCCTCGAATATGTCGAGGGTGAAGAAAGCGCAGACAAGTATCGTGACCTTGACCCGCAAGATGCAGAGACTGAAGCCCTGCATGCTGCGGGCCATTAA
- a CDS encoding TRAP transporter substrate-binding protein codes for MDRRSFLRTSALGGTAAAASTLAAPLYAQGNRTLTLVTSVPDGFAIFDDAAQMAADYITAMTDGQLTINKMPAGSLVGAFEVFDAVSSGQADMYHSADYYFLNQHPGFAFFTAVPFGMTGQEFANWYYNRGGHELHNELAGLFNLKSFTCGNTAMQPGGWFNKEINSADDLQGLRFRMPGQGGQVLGRLGASVQNIPGGEIYQALASGQIDGAEWIGPFADERMGFQEATSIYYTAGFHEPGSALTLSFNLDVYESFTNAQKQIVDAACAAANSKSLAMTLQENGAALERLRAGGIQTRQFPDDVWDAFGRASAEVREENMGDPIYAQIAESYFAAMQESVGWYDIGDGEYMRQRNRVNAG; via the coding sequence ATGGATCGTCGTTCTTTCTTGAGAACGTCTGCCCTTGGGGGGACAGCAGCCGCAGCTTCGACTTTGGCCGCACCACTTTACGCTCAGGGCAATCGTACGCTGACATTGGTAACTTCGGTTCCTGATGGTTTCGCGATCTTTGATGACGCGGCACAGATGGCGGCAGACTACATCACTGCTATGACCGATGGTCAGCTGACCATCAACAAGATGCCTGCAGGCAGCCTTGTTGGCGCGTTCGAAGTGTTTGACGCCGTGTCCTCTGGTCAGGCTGATATGTATCACTCGGCTGATTACTACTTCTTGAACCAGCACCCTGGCTTTGCATTCTTCACCGCCGTGCCTTTCGGTATGACTGGTCAGGAATTCGCCAACTGGTATTACAACCGTGGTGGCCACGAGCTGCACAACGAGCTTGCAGGTCTCTTTAACCTGAAATCCTTCACTTGCGGCAACACAGCGATGCAGCCAGGTGGTTGGTTCAACAAAGAAATCAACTCGGCTGATGACCTTCAGGGTCTGCGCTTCCGTATGCCCGGCCAGGGTGGTCAGGTTCTTGGCCGCTTGGGTGCATCCGTTCAGAACATTCCTGGCGGCGAAATCTATCAGGCGCTTGCTTCTGGTCAGATTGACGGTGCGGAATGGATCGGCCCCTTCGCGGATGAGCGCATGGGCTTCCAGGAAGCAACCTCGATCTACTACACCGCAGGCTTCCACGAGCCAGGTTCTGCATTGACCTTGTCGTTCAACCTCGATGTTTACGAAAGCTTCACCAATGCACAGAAGCAAATCGTTGACGCGGCATGTGCGGCAGCAAACTCCAAATCCTTGGCGATGACGCTGCAGGAAAACGGTGCGGCGCTTGAGCGTCTGCGCGCAGGCGGCATCCAGACACGTCAGTTCCCTGATGATGTTTGGGATGCGTTCGGCCGTGCTTCCGCAGAAGTGCGCGAAGAGAACATGGGCGATCCGATCTATGCACAGATCGCAGAAAGCTACTTCGCTGCGATGCAGGAATCGGTCGGCTGGTATGACATCGGTGATGGCGAATATATGCGCCAGCGTAACCGTGTGAACGCAGGCTAA